From the Micromonospora echinofusca genome, the window TGCACGACGATGGCGACCTTCGCCTCGGTCAGCGGCTCACCGTCCGGGCCGACGGCGCCGGGGATCTGCCGGGAGCCGTTCATCTCGCTGGTGAGGATCACCGACATCGTGGCGGCGCCGACGGAGCCACCGATCTGCTGGAGGATGTTGACCAGGGTGGAGCCGCGCGCCACCTCGTGGGCCTTCAGGGTCTTCAGCGCCGAGGTCATGATCGGCATCATGGTGCCGCCCATGCCGAGGCCCATGACGAACAGCGACCCGCAGAGCAGCACGTACGACGTCTGCGGGTCGATCTGGGTGAAGGTGAAGAACCCGAGGGCGATGAGCACCAGCGCGAACGGCACGGTACGACCGACGGGGACCCGGTCGGCCAGCATCCCCGCCACCGGCATGGTCACCATCGCGCCGAGGCCCTGCGGCGCCATCAGCAGGCCGGCGGTCAGCGTCGACTCGCCGCGGATCTGCAGGAAGTAGCTGGGGAACAGCAGGCCGGCGCCCATGAACGCGATGATGAACACGAACATGGTCACCGTGGCGATGGTGAGGTTGCGGTTGGCGAACAGCCGCAGGTCGAGCAGGGGGTGCTGGGGCCGGAAGGAGTAGCGCACGAAGGCGACGACGAGCACGCCGCCGACCAGCATGGGAGCCCACACCTCGGGGTCGGCGAACGTGCCGGCGTCGGGCAGCGAGGAGACGCCGTAGAGGAAGAGGGCGAGCCCCGGCGAGAGCATCAGCATTCCGACGAAGTCGAACGACTCGGAGGGCTCGGGGTTGTCCTTCGGCAGCGCCAGGGCGGCGTAGACGAGCGCCACGGCACCGATCGGCAGGTTGATCAGGAAGATCCAGTGCCAGCTCGCGATGTCGATCAGCCAGCCGCCGAGGATCGGCCCTCCGATGGGCCCGAGCAGCATCGGGATGCCGAGGACGGCCATCAGCCGGCCGATCCGGTGCGGGCCCGCCGCCCGGGTCATGATCGTCATGCCGAGCGGCAGGAGCATGCCGCCGCCGAGGCCCTGGAGCACGCGGTAGCCGACCAGTTGCCCGATCGTGTCGGCGTTGGCGCACAGCCCCGACCCGATCGTGAACAGCGTCAGGGCGATCATGTAGAGCCGCTTGGTGCCGAACCGGTCGGCGGCCCAGCCGCTGAGCGGGATCACCGTGGCCAGCGCGAGCGTGTAGGCCGTCATGGTCCAGGCGACGTCGGCGTACGACGCGTCGAACTCGCGCTGGAAGGT encodes:
- a CDS encoding DHA2 family efflux MFS transporter permease subunit, producing MTQQSIATSDKLDASVLKVAGVVVLGAIMSILDVTVVSVALPTFQREFDASYADVAWTMTAYTLALATVIPLSGWAADRFGTKRLYMIALTLFTIGSGLCANADTIGQLVGYRVLQGLGGGMLLPLGMTIMTRAAGPHRIGRLMAVLGIPMLLGPIGGPILGGWLIDIASWHWIFLINLPIGAVALVYAALALPKDNPEPSESFDFVGMLMLSPGLALFLYGVSSLPDAGTFADPEVWAPMLVGGVLVVAFVRYSFRPQHPLLDLRLFANRNLTIATVTMFVFIIAFMGAGLLFPSYFLQIRGESTLTAGLLMAPQGLGAMVTMPVAGMLADRVPVGRTVPFALVLIALGFFTFTQIDPQTSYVLLCGSLFVMGLGMGGTMMPIMTSALKTLKAHEVARGSTLVNILQQIGGSVGAATMSVILTSEMNGSRQIPGAVGPDGEPLTEAKVAIVVQQQPELADRFPVDPSLLSRGLDFAASSFATTFWVAFALVLLTFIPAAFLPRRREPSHLLDDEQPGQAKAPVIIH